A region from the Nesterenkonia lacusekhoensis genome encodes:
- the coaA gene encoding type I pantothenate kinase, with protein sequence MELDRQAWSRLADTIEQPLNQNDVDRLRGIGEHLSLNEVEQIYLPLSRLLSIYVENAAQLRASANDFLGEQTRRTPFVIGVAGSVAVGKSTTARVLQEMLRRWPSTPRVELVTTDGFLYPNAELQRRGIMDRKGFPEAYDRRALLRMVSEVKSGKPEVTAPKYSHLKYDIIPDEKVVVRRPDVLIVEGLNVLQPARVREDGTTGLALSDFFDFSIYVDAKQRHIEQWYVDRFMRWRYGAFADPESYFHQYSYLSDDEARARATDIWQRINGPNLRENIQPTRSRARLVMSKGEDHSVSRVLLRKV encoded by the coding sequence GTGGAGCTGGACCGACAAGCCTGGTCCCGGCTGGCCGACACCATCGAACAGCCGCTGAACCAGAACGACGTCGACCGCCTGCGCGGCATCGGTGAGCACCTCTCCCTCAATGAGGTCGAACAGATCTACCTGCCGCTGTCCCGGCTGCTCTCCATCTACGTGGAGAACGCCGCCCAGCTGCGCGCCTCGGCCAACGACTTCCTCGGGGAGCAGACCCGGCGCACCCCCTTCGTGATCGGCGTGGCCGGATCCGTCGCCGTCGGGAAGTCCACCACGGCGCGTGTGCTGCAGGAGATGCTGCGCCGCTGGCCCTCCACTCCGCGGGTGGAGCTGGTGACCACCGACGGCTTCCTCTACCCCAATGCGGAGCTGCAGCGCCGCGGGATCATGGACCGCAAAGGCTTCCCGGAGGCCTATGACCGCCGGGCCCTGCTGCGCATGGTCTCGGAGGTGAAGTCGGGCAAGCCGGAGGTCACCGCACCGAAGTACTCCCACCTGAAGTACGACATCATCCCGGATGAGAAGGTCGTGGTGCGCCGTCCCGATGTGCTGATCGTGGAAGGACTCAACGTGCTCCAGCCCGCCCGGGTCCGTGAGGACGGCACCACCGGGCTGGCGCTGAGCGACTTCTTCGACTTCTCCATCTACGTGGATGCCAAGCAGCGTCACATCGAGCAGTGGTACGTGGACCGGTTCATGCGCTGGCGCTACGGCGCCTTCGCCGACCCGGAGAGCTACTTCCACCAGTACTCGTATCTCAGCGATGACGAGGCACGCGCGCGCGCCACCGACATCTGGCAGCGCATCAACGGGCCCAACCTGCGGGAGAACATCCAGCCCACTCGGTCCCGGGCCCGCCTGGTGATGTCCAAGGGTGAGGACCATTCGGTGTCCAGAGTGCTGCTGAGGAAGGTCTGA
- the glmS gene encoding glutamine--fructose-6-phosphate transaminase (isomerizing): MCGIVGYIGLPEKSAEHQALDVLLEGLRRLEYRGYDSAGVATVTGGRVEARKKSGKLVNLINEIEESPVAPASLGIGHTRWATHGGPTDQNAHPHLADEAKLAVIHNGIIENFAELKEKLRAEGHTFESQTDTEVAAKLIGRFFAGEAQGDLTEAMRLASNELEGAFTLLAVHADQPDRVVASRRNSPLVIGLGEGENFLGSDVSGFIDFTREAVELEQDQIVTITTDDVTIINFDGSSAEGKRFHIDWDASAAEKGGYDSFMEKEINEQPKAVEETLLGRTDAEGRLALDELRIDPEELKNTSKIIVLACGTAAYAGQVAKYAIEHWTRIPVEVELAHEFRYRDPIIDETTLVVSISQSGETMDTLMAVRYAKEQGARTLAICNTNGSTIPRESDAVLYLHAGPEIAVASTKAFLAMVTASYLLGLYLGQLRGQLFTGQIKDILADLHSIPSKIQTILDNADQIKDLARRMADTPSVLFLGRHVGFPVAMEGALKLKELAYIHAEGFAAGELKHGPIALIEEGQPVFVVVPSPHGRHSLHSKVVSNIQEVRARGAKTITVAEEGDEAVREFSETVFHVPETQPLLMPLLTTVPLQIFACALAAEKGYDVDQPRNLAKSVTVE; the protein is encoded by the coding sequence ATGTGTGGAATTGTTGGCTACATCGGTCTGCCGGAGAAGTCTGCTGAGCATCAGGCTCTGGACGTGTTGTTGGAAGGGCTGCGGCGCTTGGAGTACCGCGGCTATGACTCTGCCGGTGTGGCAACGGTCACCGGAGGTCGGGTCGAAGCTCGGAAGAAGTCCGGGAAGCTGGTGAACCTCATCAACGAGATCGAGGAGTCCCCGGTGGCTCCCGCCTCGCTGGGCATCGGTCACACCCGCTGGGCCACCCACGGCGGCCCCACCGACCAGAACGCGCACCCGCACCTGGCCGACGAGGCCAAGCTCGCCGTGATCCACAACGGAATCATCGAGAACTTCGCCGAGCTCAAGGAGAAGCTGCGGGCCGAGGGTCACACCTTCGAGTCCCAGACGGACACCGAGGTCGCAGCCAAGCTGATCGGCCGGTTCTTCGCCGGTGAGGCCCAGGGCGACCTCACCGAGGCCATGCGCCTGGCCTCCAACGAGCTCGAGGGTGCCTTCACCCTGCTGGCCGTCCACGCCGATCAGCCCGACCGGGTGGTCGCCTCCCGCCGCAACTCCCCGCTGGTCATCGGCCTGGGCGAGGGCGAGAACTTCCTGGGATCCGACGTCTCCGGCTTCATCGACTTCACTCGTGAGGCCGTCGAGCTGGAGCAGGACCAGATCGTCACCATCACCACCGATGACGTGACCATCATCAACTTCGACGGCTCCTCCGCTGAGGGCAAGCGCTTCCACATCGACTGGGACGCCTCCGCCGCGGAGAAGGGCGGCTATGACTCCTTCATGGAGAAGGAGATCAACGAGCAGCCCAAGGCCGTGGAGGAGACCCTGCTGGGGCGCACCGACGCCGAGGGCCGCCTGGCCCTGGATGAGCTGCGCATCGATCCGGAGGAGCTGAAGAACACCTCCAAGATCATCGTGCTGGCCTGCGGCACCGCCGCCTACGCCGGTCAGGTCGCCAAGTACGCGATCGAGCACTGGACCCGCATTCCCGTGGAGGTGGAGCTCGCCCACGAGTTCCGCTACCGCGACCCGATCATCGACGAGACCACTCTGGTGGTCTCCATCTCCCAGTCCGGCGAGACCATGGACACCCTCATGGCCGTCCGCTACGCCAAGGAGCAGGGCGCCCGGACCCTGGCCATCTGCAACACCAACGGATCCACCATCCCGCGCGAGTCCGACGCCGTGCTCTACCTGCACGCCGGCCCGGAGATCGCAGTGGCCTCCACCAAGGCCTTCCTGGCCATGGTCACCGCCTCCTACCTGCTGGGCCTCTACCTGGGCCAGCTGCGCGGCCAGCTGTTCACCGGCCAGATCAAGGACATCCTTGCCGACCTGCACAGCATCCCGTCCAAGATCCAGACCATCCTGGACAACGCCGACCAGATCAAGGACCTGGCCCGCCGGATGGCCGACACCCCCTCGGTGCTGTTCCTGGGCCGCCACGTCGGCTTCCCGGTGGCCATGGAGGGCGCTCTCAAGCTCAAGGAGCTGGCCTACATCCACGCCGAGGGATTCGCCGCCGGCGAGCTCAAGCACGGCCCGATCGCGCTGATCGAGGAGGGCCAGCCGGTGTTCGTCGTCGTGCCCTCGCCGCACGGCCGCCACTCGCTGCACTCCAAGGTGGTCTCCAACATCCAGGAGGTCCGCGCCCGCGGCGCCAAGACCATCACCGTGGCCGAGGAGGGGGACGAGGCTGTGCGCGAGTTCTCTGAGACGGTCTTCCACGTGCCGGAGACTCAGCCGCTGCTGATGCCGCTGCTGACCACGGTGCCTCTGCAGATCTTCGCCTGCGCGCTGGCTGCGGAGAAGGGCTACGACGTGGACCAGCCGCGCAATCTGGCCAAGTCCGTCACGGTGGAGTGA
- a CDS encoding holo-ACP synthase — MIVGIGVDVVLVTRFEQQLRRAPALRERLFVPAERELNTRSLAARFAAKEAVAKALGAPAGMNWQDCQVVLNAAGAPQVHVEGTVAAVAEQRGVKSWHLSLSHDGDVATAMVVAEG, encoded by the coding sequence ATGATCGTCGGGATCGGCGTCGACGTCGTTCTGGTCACTCGCTTCGAGCAGCAGCTGCGCAGGGCCCCGGCCCTGCGCGAGCGGCTCTTCGTCCCCGCCGAGCGTGAGCTCAACACCCGTTCCCTGGCCGCGCGCTTCGCCGCCAAGGAAGCTGTGGCCAAGGCCCTCGGCGCCCCGGCCGGCATGAACTGGCAGGACTGTCAGGTGGTGCTCAACGCCGCCGGCGCCCCGCAGGTCCACGTGGAGGGCACCGTGGCCGCCGTCGCCGAGCAGCGCGGTGTGAAGAGCTGGCATCTCTCCCTCTCCCACGACGGCGACGTCGCCACCGCCATGGTGGTCGCCGAAGGCTGA
- a CDS encoding NAD(P)H-hydrate dehydratase → MTSALPLLPVYTGDQVRAAERPLLESGQGPELMRGASWGLAAAVLNLLRERGAVYGARVAGLIGSGNNGGDGLWALTFLRRRGVEATAVLARGRAHQEALQAFLQAGGRVVDEIPGQADVVIDAVLGTGFSGEFGAPQLPEAAVVIACDLPSGVDADTGEVRGSAPAADHTVTFGGLKLGLLAGDGGHLSGRLHTVDIGLGDHLPTPRAQLLSPDWDPASSWRPPQSTDHKYSRGTVHVLAGSPQYPGAAQLTVGAALNTGVGMVTLEAAEEVRHQVLAASPEVVGVADGAGSEDRLEKARAVVVGPGLGDQAAQLEAASATIDEAVRRALPCVVDASALTLVPELTLRTEVLLTPHVGEARRLAQGLGLAEADELLSSDPVAAAEALAEGTGATVLLKGATTVIASPGAETLLHRAQAPGLATAGSGDVLSGVLGAVLATQQDRLTVAEGAVLAVGLHAQAAQRVDPNGQGRFGASALMAGLRA, encoded by the coding sequence ATGACCTCAGCTCTGCCTCTGCTCCCTGTCTACACCGGGGACCAGGTGCGTGCGGCGGAGAGGCCCCTGCTGGAGTCCGGGCAGGGGCCCGAGCTCATGCGCGGAGCCTCCTGGGGGCTGGCCGCGGCTGTGCTGAACCTGCTGCGTGAGCGCGGGGCCGTCTACGGAGCCCGGGTCGCGGGGCTGATCGGCTCCGGGAACAACGGGGGCGACGGCCTCTGGGCCCTGACCTTCCTGCGGCGGCGCGGGGTCGAGGCCACCGCGGTGCTCGCCCGCGGGCGCGCCCACCAGGAGGCGCTGCAGGCGTTCCTGCAGGCCGGCGGACGGGTGGTCGACGAGATCCCGGGCCAGGCCGATGTCGTGATCGACGCCGTCCTCGGCACCGGCTTCAGCGGCGAGTTCGGCGCCCCGCAGCTGCCTGAAGCGGCCGTGGTGATCGCCTGCGACCTGCCCTCCGGAGTCGACGCCGACACCGGTGAGGTCCGCGGTTCGGCACCGGCGGCCGACCATACGGTCACCTTCGGCGGGCTGAAGCTCGGTCTGCTGGCCGGCGACGGCGGACACCTCAGCGGCCGTCTCCACACAGTCGACATCGGGTTGGGAGATCACCTCCCGACGCCGCGTGCGCAGCTGCTCTCGCCGGACTGGGACCCTGCCTCCTCCTGGAGGCCGCCGCAGAGCACCGATCACAAATACTCCCGAGGAACGGTCCATGTCTTGGCCGGGTCCCCGCAGTACCCGGGAGCCGCACAGCTGACTGTGGGTGCGGCGCTGAACACCGGCGTCGGGATGGTCACCCTCGAGGCCGCTGAAGAGGTCCGCCATCAGGTGCTCGCCGCCTCCCCAGAGGTGGTGGGGGTTGCCGACGGGGCGGGGTCCGAGGATCGGCTGGAGAAGGCCCGCGCGGTCGTCGTCGGACCTGGACTGGGAGACCAGGCCGCCCAGCTGGAGGCGGCCTCGGCAACGATCGATGAAGCGGTGCGCCGGGCGCTGCCCTGCGTGGTGGATGCTTCGGCCCTGACGCTGGTGCCGGAGCTCACGCTGCGGACCGAGGTGCTGCTGACTCCGCATGTGGGAGAGGCCCGGCGCCTGGCGCAGGGCCTCGGACTCGCTGAAGCGGACGAGCTGCTCAGCTCTGACCCTGTCGCGGCCGCCGAGGCTCTGGCCGAGGGCACCGGGGCCACTGTGCTGCTCAAAGGGGCCACCACTGTGATCGCCTCTCCGGGCGCGGAGACGCTGCTGCACCGTGCCCAGGCCCCCGGTCTGGCGACGGCCGGCAGCGGCGATGTCCTCAGCGGTGTGCTCGGCGCCGTGCTGGCCACGCAGCAGGACCGGCTGACCGTCGCCGAGGGCGCGGTGCTCGCTGTGGGCCTGCATGCTCAGGCGGCCCAGCGTGTGGACCCGAACGGTCAGGGCCGGTTCGGCGCCTCCGCGCTCATGGCGGGGCTGAGAGCCTGA
- the alr gene encoding alanine racemase: MSSTGGPLEGLERAAIIDPAAIRHNVRTIAAAVSPAKVMVAVKADGYGHGALTAAHAALDGGADWLGTAHVSEALELREAGIEAPLLAWLHTPDTDFTTAVERHIALGISGWEIEAVAEAAAALQTPAHVHLKIDTGLGRNGCTREKWPELLRAAAAHQESGLISVEGIFTHLAVADEPDRRETDEQLSLFREAVAAAEEVGITPDLRHAANTPAAMSRPDAHFDMVRVGVGVYGQSPFADRTGEDLGLKPAMELRTTVANVKRVPAGQGISYGLTHRVDRPTALGLIPLGYGDGVPRIAVDAPVRIGDRVYRSVGRVAMDQFVVDLEEPDTEVQVGDDVVLFGGESGLSAADWGAAAQTINYEIITRVGGRVPRIVRDSALDQQAPADRAQQEDQPEPETLAHRESQPDSAVQPDGEVQPDGEVQQREAAR, encoded by the coding sequence ATGAGTTCTACCGGCGGCCCGCTCGAGGGTCTGGAGCGCGCAGCGATCATCGACCCCGCTGCGATCAGGCATAACGTCCGCACCATCGCTGCGGCGGTCTCTCCTGCCAAGGTCATGGTGGCGGTCAAGGCCGACGGCTACGGTCACGGCGCGCTCACCGCTGCTCACGCGGCCCTCGACGGCGGCGCCGACTGGCTGGGCACCGCGCACGTGTCCGAGGCCCTCGAGCTGCGCGAGGCCGGGATCGAAGCTCCTCTCCTCGCCTGGCTGCACACCCCGGACACCGACTTCACCACGGCAGTGGAGCGGCACATCGCCCTGGGCATCTCCGGTTGGGAGATCGAGGCTGTGGCGGAGGCCGCCGCCGCACTGCAGACCCCCGCCCATGTGCACCTGAAGATCGACACCGGCCTGGGCCGCAACGGCTGCACCCGCGAGAAATGGCCCGAGCTGCTGCGGGCCGCCGCCGCCCATCAGGAGAGCGGCCTGATCAGCGTGGAAGGCATCTTCACCCACCTGGCGGTGGCTGATGAGCCGGACCGCCGCGAGACCGACGAGCAGCTGAGCCTCTTCCGGGAGGCGGTGGCCGCGGCGGAGGAGGTCGGCATCACCCCGGACCTGCGTCATGCGGCCAACACTCCCGCCGCCATGTCCCGCCCGGACGCTCACTTCGACATGGTGCGCGTCGGTGTCGGCGTCTATGGGCAGAGCCCCTTCGCTGACCGGACCGGGGAGGACTTGGGGCTGAAGCCGGCGATGGAGCTGCGGACCACAGTGGCCAACGTCAAGCGTGTGCCCGCCGGGCAGGGGATCAGCTACGGGCTGACCCACCGGGTGGACCGCCCGACGGCGCTGGGTCTCATTCCGCTGGGCTACGGCGACGGCGTGCCGCGCATCGCTGTGGACGCGCCGGTCCGCATCGGGGACAGGGTCTACCGCTCCGTGGGACGCGTGGCGATGGACCAGTTCGTGGTGGATCTGGAGGAGCCGGACACCGAGGTCCAGGTCGGCGACGACGTCGTCCTCTTCGGCGGCGAGTCGGGTCTCTCCGCCGCGGACTGGGGTGCGGCCGCTCAGACCATCAACTACGAGATCATCACCCGGGTCGGCGGTCGCGTCCCTCGGATCGTCCGCGACAGCGCCCTGGACCAGCAGGCACCGGCAGACCGTGCCCAGCAGGAGGACCAGCCGGAGCCGGAGACCCTGGCTCATCGGGAGAGCCAGCCGGACAGCGCGGTGCAGCCGGACGGGGAAGTCCAGCCGGATGGTGAAGTCCAGCAGCGGGAGGCGGCGCGATGA
- the tsaE gene encoding tRNA (adenosine(37)-N6)-threonylcarbamoyltransferase complex ATPase subunit type 1 TsaE, which produces MTPQATAPEDGPEAPLPGENWVLRIPLADLESTQRLAHSLAAVLPAGTLLVLTGGLGAGKTTFTQSLAEGLGVTGPVSSPTFVLSRIHPSAQDGPDLVHVDAYRTDAEGLESLDLLSTLSGSVTVIEWGRGLVEHALVGEGGSWLDLELIRDDAGDAPAAESSGPGAEPQIITDFSESEEDILGTPRRAVLRGYGPDFPAPPASVRRG; this is translated from the coding sequence ATGACTCCCCAGGCGACCGCACCGGAAGACGGGCCGGAAGCACCGCTGCCCGGAGAGAACTGGGTCCTTCGGATTCCGCTGGCGGATCTGGAGTCCACGCAGCGCCTGGCCCACAGCCTGGCCGCTGTGCTTCCCGCAGGAACGCTGCTGGTGCTCACCGGCGGACTCGGAGCAGGGAAGACCACTTTCACCCAGAGCCTGGCCGAAGGGCTCGGCGTGACCGGACCGGTCAGCTCGCCGACCTTCGTGCTCAGCCGCATCCACCCCAGCGCGCAGGACGGTCCGGACCTGGTCCACGTGGACGCCTACCGGACCGATGCCGAAGGCCTGGAGTCGCTGGATCTGCTCTCGACTCTGAGCGGCTCGGTGACAGTGATCGAGTGGGGCCGCGGGCTGGTGGAGCACGCTCTGGTGGGCGAAGGCGGGTCCTGGCTGGACCTCGAGCTGATCAGGGACGACGCCGGCGACGCACCAGCTGCTGAGTCCTCGGGCCCCGGCGCGGAACCACAGATCATCACTGACTTCTCCGAGTCCGAGGAGGACATCCTCGGCACTCCGCGCCGGGCGGTGCTGCGCGGCTACGGGCCGGACTTCCCGGCCCCTCCCGCCTCGGTCCGCCGCGGCTGA
- the tsaB gene encoding tRNA (adenosine(37)-N6)-threonylcarbamoyltransferase complex dimerization subunit type 1 TsaB, whose amino-acid sequence MLLAIDSSAGASAAVIHDGQILASWRTAETNTHAEVLATAVQGTLAEAGTGGAGLDGVVVGVGPGPFTGLRVGLALAHSLAEVWQKPLHGVCSLDSLALRAAAQGLTGEFLAASDARRREIYWAQYRAQSHETDGSGPVVSSSPAVSSGPAVSSGPAVSLQVLDGPHVSAAAEAPGLPALGAGVGLYAEQIHLAEGLPEGADQWLPDAEELAQLVDSGAAQLRDPLPLYLRESDAKVPQQMKRAGA is encoded by the coding sequence GTGCTTCTCGCCATCGATTCCTCCGCCGGAGCCTCCGCCGCCGTCATCCATGACGGGCAGATCCTCGCCTCCTGGCGGACCGCAGAGACCAACACCCACGCCGAAGTCCTGGCCACCGCTGTGCAGGGGACGCTGGCCGAGGCCGGAACCGGGGGAGCGGGGCTGGACGGCGTCGTCGTCGGTGTGGGGCCCGGCCCCTTCACCGGTCTGCGTGTGGGCCTGGCCCTGGCGCACAGCCTCGCTGAGGTCTGGCAGAAGCCCCTGCACGGGGTCTGCAGTCTGGACTCGCTGGCGCTGCGAGCCGCCGCACAGGGTCTGACCGGAGAGTTCCTCGCCGCCAGCGACGCGCGGCGTCGGGAGATCTACTGGGCGCAGTACCGTGCGCAGTCACACGAGACCGACGGCTCCGGTCCGGTTGTGAGCTCCTCTCCGGCGGTCAGCAGTGGTCCGGCCGTCAGCAGTGGTCCAGCCGTCAGCCTCCAGGTGCTGGACGGACCCCATGTCTCCGCCGCCGCGGAGGCCCCCGGGCTGCCGGCTCTCGGGGCCGGCGTCGGGCTCTATGCCGAGCAGATCCATCTGGCCGAGGGCCTGCCCGAGGGTGCTGACCAGTGGCTCCCCGATGCCGAGGAGCTCGCGCAGCTGGTCGATTCCGGTGCGGCCCAGCTGCGTGACCCGCTGCCGCTCTACCTGCGGGAATCCGACGCCAAAGTGCCGCAGCAGATGAAGAGGGCCGGCGCATGA
- the rimI gene encoding ribosomal protein S18-alanine N-acetyltransferase, with product MSHDADASSSEGPVMPEGTALRPMGAADIAAVLELENHLFPHDAWPESFFWDELSHAVPSATPERATREYWVVEDTGSETEPGRVIGYAGMMCLLPIADVQTIAVAPEAQGGGVGTLLLRTIIEAARRRRADQVLLEVRADNPGAQSLYRREGFEHIHTRRRYYLDGEDALIMQKALKDLDAPSTAATFGNGSTGGAR from the coding sequence ATGAGCCACGACGCCGACGCCTCCTCATCGGAGGGGCCAGTCATGCCTGAGGGCACGGCGCTTCGTCCCATGGGTGCCGCCGACATCGCTGCGGTGCTGGAGCTGGAGAACCACCTCTTCCCGCACGATGCCTGGCCGGAGAGCTTCTTCTGGGATGAGCTCTCCCACGCCGTACCCTCCGCCACCCCGGAGCGTGCCACACGCGAATACTGGGTGGTCGAGGACACCGGCTCTGAGACGGAGCCCGGGCGCGTCATCGGCTATGCCGGCATGATGTGTCTGCTGCCGATCGCTGACGTCCAGACCATCGCAGTCGCCCCCGAGGCCCAGGGCGGAGGGGTGGGCACGCTGCTGCTGCGCACCATCATCGAGGCGGCCCGGCGGCGTCGCGCGGACCAGGTGCTCCTGGAGGTCCGGGCCGATAATCCCGGTGCCCAGTCGCTCTACCGCCGGGAGGGGTTCGAGCACATCCACACGCGTCGGCGCTATTACCTCGACGGTGAGGACGCACTGATCATGCAGAAGGCTCTGAAGGATCTCGACGCCCCGTCCACGGCGGCGACCTTCGGCAACGGCAGCACAGGAGGCGCGCGATGA
- the tsaD gene encoding tRNA (adenosine(37)-N6)-threonylcarbamoyltransferase complex transferase subunit TsaD: MTVQQSSEAREPLVLGIETSCDETGVGIVRGTQLLANTVSSSMEEHVRFGGVIPEIAARAHLEAFVPTLRRALETAGVELEDVDAIAVTAGPGLAGALMVGLSSAKGLALASGKPLYGVNHLVAHVGVGLLDDQDGAVQELPPNTGALLVSGGHTEILRVGSLTHDVELLGSTIDDAAGEAYDKTARLLGLGYPGGPAIDRAAAEGDPSAFTFPRGLTMPKFVGTAENPGKHRHNWSFSGLKTAVARAIEQFEEAGLPVPTADIAASFQEAVVDVLTAKGLRAAQEHGITTLLLGGGVAANRRLRELLAERCAAAGIELRVPPIPLCTDNGAMVAALGAQLVAAGVGPSALDIPADPGQPVQRISV; this comes from the coding sequence ATGACAGTCCAGCAGAGCTCAGAGGCCAGAGAGCCCCTGGTCCTCGGGATCGAGACCTCCTGCGATGAGACCGGCGTGGGGATCGTCCGCGGCACCCAGCTGCTGGCCAACACCGTCTCCTCCTCCATGGAGGAGCACGTGCGCTTCGGCGGCGTCATCCCGGAGATCGCCGCGAGAGCGCATCTGGAAGCCTTCGTGCCCACCCTGCGCCGGGCGCTGGAGACTGCCGGGGTGGAGCTGGAGGATGTCGACGCCATCGCAGTCACCGCCGGGCCCGGACTGGCCGGTGCGCTGATGGTGGGCCTCTCCTCAGCCAAGGGCCTGGCGCTGGCCTCCGGCAAGCCGCTCTATGGGGTCAACCACCTGGTGGCCCATGTGGGCGTCGGACTGTTGGATGACCAGGACGGTGCGGTCCAGGAGCTGCCGCCCAACACCGGCGCGCTGCTGGTATCCGGCGGCCACACAGAGATCCTGAGGGTCGGCTCGCTGACCCATGACGTGGAGCTGCTGGGCTCGACCATCGACGACGCCGCAGGCGAGGCCTACGACAAGACGGCCCGTCTGCTCGGGCTCGGCTATCCCGGCGGTCCGGCCATCGACCGGGCCGCGGCCGAGGGGGACCCGTCAGCGTTCACCTTCCCGCGCGGGCTGACCATGCCCAAGTTCGTAGGAACGGCGGAGAATCCCGGCAAGCACCGGCACAACTGGTCCTTCTCCGGGCTGAAGACCGCTGTGGCGCGGGCCATCGAGCAGTTCGAGGAGGCAGGGCTGCCGGTGCCCACCGCCGATATCGCCGCCAGCTTCCAGGAGGCCGTGGTGGATGTGCTGACCGCCAAGGGGCTCCGTGCGGCCCAGGAGCACGGCATCACCACACTGCTGCTGGGCGGAGGGGTTGCGGCTAATCGCCGGCTGCGTGAGCTGCTCGCCGAGCGCTGTGCCGCGGCCGGCATCGAGCTGCGGGTGCCGCCGATCCCGCTGTGCACCGACAACGGAGCGATGGTGGCTGCGCTGGGCGCCCAGCTGGTGGCCGCCGGCGTCGGCCCCTCTGCGCTGGACATCCCTGCCGACCCCGGCCAGCCGGTGCAGAGGATCAGCGTCTGA
- a CDS encoding glutamate--cysteine ligase — MELPFAQSDRSTLGIEWELALVDRQTGDLRSVAERILEAAHQDLPELGSDEEHPYVKQELLLNTIELITDVCGSVEEGVEQLRETARSVMRHCDPLDVDLYCQGSHPFAPPAKQPVTDKERYNELIRRTQWWGRQMVIYGVHVHVGLDDVRQAMPAVNALCNYNAHFQALSASSPFWSGENTGYASNRSLMFQQLPTAGQSYQFEEWSGYERAVADLAHTGVIEDVTEVRWDVRAVPRLGTVELRICDGVATLEEISALAALTQCIVHDTVQTLEDGGSVTSMPPWYIKENKWRAARYGLDAIIILNENGDEELITDHLAKELERLEPVAKELGCEKELRLVERMMDDGAGYQRQLKVAENHDGDLRQVVLDSAARTRMSINGPGML, encoded by the coding sequence ATGGAACTGCCCTTCGCACAGTCTGACCGTTCGACTCTCGGCATCGAGTGGGAGCTGGCACTGGTGGACCGACAGACCGGTGACCTGCGCAGCGTGGCCGAGCGCATCCTGGAGGCCGCCCACCAGGATCTGCCTGAGCTGGGCTCGGATGAGGAGCACCCCTATGTGAAGCAAGAGCTGCTGCTGAACACCATCGAGCTGATCACCGATGTGTGCGGCAGTGTGGAGGAGGGGGTGGAGCAGCTGCGCGAGACGGCGCGCAGCGTGATGCGCCACTGCGACCCGCTGGATGTGGACCTCTACTGCCAGGGCTCGCATCCCTTCGCGCCGCCGGCCAAGCAGCCGGTCACCGATAAGGAGCGCTACAACGAGCTGATCCGCCGCACCCAGTGGTGGGGACGGCAGATGGTCATCTACGGCGTCCATGTCCATGTCGGCTTGGACGACGTGCGCCAGGCGATGCCTGCGGTGAATGCACTATGCAACTACAACGCCCATTTCCAGGCGCTCTCCGCCTCCTCCCCCTTCTGGTCCGGGGAGAACACCGGCTACGCCTCCAACCGCTCACTGATGTTCCAGCAGCTGCCCACCGCTGGGCAGTCCTATCAGTTCGAGGAATGGTCCGGCTACGAGCGGGCCGTGGCGGATCTGGCCCACACCGGGGTCATCGAGGATGTCACCGAAGTCCGCTGGGACGTCAGGGCCGTTCCCCGGCTGGGAACTGTGGAGCTGCGCATCTGTGACGGTGTGGCCACGTTGGAGGAGATCAGCGCACTGGCAGCGCTGACCCAGTGCATCGTCCACGACACCGTCCAGACCCTCGAGGACGGCGGATCCGTGACCTCCATGCCGCCCTGGTACATCAAGGAGAACAAGTGGCGGGCAGCCCGCTACGGGCTCGATGCCATCATCATCCTCAACGAGAACGGTGATGAGGAGCTGATCACCGATCACCTCGCCAAAGAGCTGGAGCGGCTGGAGCCGGTGGCCAAGGAGCTGGGATGCGAGAAGGAGCTCCGCCTGGTGGAGCGGATGATGGACGACGGCGCCGGCTATCAGCGCCAGCTCAAAGTCGCTGAGAACCACGACGGCGACCTGCGCCAGGTGGTCCTCGACTCCGCCGCACGGACCCGTATGTCCATCAACGGGCCGGGCATGCTCTGA